From Citricoccus sp. SGAir0253, a single genomic window includes:
- a CDS encoding bifunctional (p)ppGpp synthetase/guanosine-3',5'-bis(diphosphate) 3'-pyrophosphohydrolase — MANDYSPILEPLIRTLKVRNPKEDLDLIIRAFEVAEKCHAGQRRKSGDPYITHPVAVATILAELGMTGTTLAGALLHDTVEDTSYSLEQLRRDFGDEVARLVDGVTKLDKVKFGDAAQAETVRKMVLAMADDVRVLVIKLADRLHNARTWRYVAPESSARKAKETLEIYAPLAHRLGMNTIKWELEDLSFAALYPKVYAEIVRLVGERTPEREKNLAALRSQIERDLRDARIRATVTGRPKHFYSIYQKMIVRGKDFDEIHDLMGVRVLVDSVRDCYGALGVLHSKWSPLPGRFKDYIAMPKLNMYQSLHTTVIGPGGKPVEIQLRTHEMHRRAEYGVAAHWKYKDQSAAGAAGAGDQTPAWLRSVMDWQKDTTDPNEFLESLRAEIDAAEVFVFTPKGEVMALPAGSTPVDFAYAVHTEVGHRTIGARVNGKLVPLNSELHHGDWVEIFTSRTEGAGPSQDWLGFVRSPRARNKIRHWFSKERREESIEKGKEQLTRQLRKMNLPLHQLMGAESLAEVAAELNLPDISALYAAIGDSNVSVQNVIEHLEKRHAVPEPEESLETAPITRITAPTRHPDSGVMVQGSGDVLAKLARCCTPVPPDEIIGFVTRGSGVSVHRADCRNIDQLRAEPDRIVDVSWAPTQSSVFLVEIQVEALDRKSLLSDVTRVLAEHHVNILSASVSTSRSRVATSRFVFEMGDPKFLSHVLSSVRRIDGVYDVYRTSGRQREDTADR, encoded by the coding sequence ATGGCCAACGACTACTCGCCGATCCTCGAACCGCTGATCCGCACCCTGAAGGTCCGCAACCCCAAGGAGGACCTGGACCTGATCATCCGCGCCTTCGAGGTGGCGGAGAAGTGCCACGCCGGCCAGCGGCGCAAGAGCGGGGACCCCTACATCACCCACCCCGTGGCCGTGGCCACGATCCTGGCCGAGCTCGGCATGACCGGCACGACCCTGGCCGGGGCCCTGCTGCACGACACGGTGGAGGACACGAGCTACTCCCTCGAGCAGCTGCGGCGCGACTTCGGCGACGAGGTGGCCCGCCTGGTGGACGGCGTCACCAAGCTGGACAAGGTCAAGTTCGGCGACGCGGCCCAGGCCGAGACCGTGCGCAAGATGGTGCTGGCCATGGCCGACGACGTGCGCGTGCTGGTCATCAAGCTCGCCGACCGGCTGCACAACGCCCGCACGTGGCGGTACGTGGCGCCCGAGTCGAGCGCGCGCAAGGCCAAGGAGACGCTGGAGATCTACGCCCCGCTGGCCCACCGGCTCGGCATGAACACCATCAAGTGGGAGCTGGAGGACCTGTCCTTCGCCGCGCTCTACCCGAAGGTGTACGCCGAGATCGTCCGGCTGGTGGGGGAGCGGACCCCCGAGCGGGAGAAGAACCTCGCCGCCCTGCGCAGCCAGATCGAGCGGGACCTGCGGGACGCGCGGATCCGCGCCACCGTCACCGGCCGGCCCAAGCACTTCTACTCGATCTACCAGAAGATGATCGTGCGCGGGAAGGACTTCGACGAGATCCACGACCTGATGGGCGTGCGCGTGCTCGTGGACTCGGTGCGGGACTGCTACGGCGCCCTCGGGGTGCTGCACTCGAAGTGGAGCCCGCTGCCGGGCCGCTTCAAGGACTACATCGCGATGCCCAAGCTCAACATGTATCAGTCCCTGCACACCACGGTGATCGGCCCGGGCGGCAAGCCGGTGGAGATCCAGCTGCGCACCCACGAGATGCACCGCCGCGCGGAGTACGGCGTGGCCGCGCACTGGAAGTACAAGGACCAGTCCGCCGCGGGCGCGGCGGGCGCGGGGGACCAGACGCCAGCGTGGCTGCGCTCGGTCATGGACTGGCAGAAGGACACGACGGACCCGAACGAGTTCCTCGAGTCCCTGCGGGCGGAGATCGACGCCGCCGAGGTGTTCGTCTTCACCCCCAAGGGCGAGGTCATGGCCCTGCCGGCGGGGTCCACGCCGGTGGACTTCGCCTACGCCGTGCACACCGAGGTGGGCCACCGCACGATCGGGGCGCGCGTCAACGGCAAGCTCGTACCGCTGAACTCCGAGCTGCACCACGGTGACTGGGTGGAGATCTTCACCTCCCGCACCGAGGGGGCCGGCCCCAGCCAGGACTGGCTGGGCTTCGTGCGCAGTCCCCGGGCCCGGAACAAGATCCGGCACTGGTTCTCGAAGGAGCGCCGCGAGGAGTCCATCGAGAAGGGCAAGGAGCAGCTCACCCGCCAGCTGCGCAAGATGAACCTGCCGCTGCACCAGCTCATGGGCGCGGAGTCCCTCGCCGAGGTGGCGGCCGAGCTGAACCTGCCGGACATCTCCGCGCTGTACGCCGCGATCGGGGACAGCAACGTCTCGGTGCAGAACGTCATCGAGCACCTGGAGAAGCGCCACGCCGTCCCGGAGCCCGAGGAATCCCTCGAGACCGCGCCGATCACGCGCATCACGGCCCCCACCCGGCACCCCGACTCGGGCGTCATGGTCCAGGGCTCCGGGGACGTGCTGGCCAAGCTGGCCCGCTGCTGCACGCCCGTCCCGCCGGACGAGATCATCGGGTTCGTCACGCGCGGGTCCGGCGTCTCGGTGCACCGCGCGGACTGCCGCAACATCGACCAGCTGCGCGCCGAGCCGGACCGCATCGTGGACGTGTCCTGGGCGCCCACCCAGTCCTCGGTCTTCCTCGTGGAGATCCAGGTGGAGGCCCTGGACCGCAAGTCCCTGCTCTCGGACGTCACGCGCGTGCTGGCCGAGCACCACGTGAACATCCTCTCGGCCTCGGTGAGCACCTCCCGCAGCCGGGTGGCTACCAGCCGCTTCGTCTTCGAGATGGGCGATCCCAAGTTCCTGAGCCACGTGCTGTCCTCGGTGCGCCGGATCGACGGCGTGTACGACGTCTACCGCACCTCCGGGCGGCAGCGCGAGGACACCGCGGACCGCTGA
- a CDS encoding DUF349 domain-containing protein produces the protein MTTSQQPDDQQTTPQAPEEAAPQPVGQSAPEHAPEVPATQDDQPDQATAPRPSAADAETEAVVASVKAYGESADATPAPDGDEVPGSGTTGTEGADAAPDAAETPAADGTPAPGPASGTPGPRPGRPGAPKPSGVPKPATARPAKGPAAPAAPLPAPTYSTPLEEAARFATVSEDGHVTLVDGEEQHPVGQFPDGTAEEAIAYFARKYDEVVSQLMLLEQRVATGAPAGEIQKTLGHLRQTIAERGMIGDMPALRARVEALQTRLDDLKVAERIALEKAQAEQLATREAIVAEAEAMAAKDPAQVQWKHTSARMAELFEEWKTAQKAGPRLGKSVEDALWKRFRTARTTLDKHRRAFFSQLDSTNAQAKAAKEKLIARAEALSTSTDWGATAGAYRDLMDEWKAAPRASRKEDDALWARFRAAQDVFFNARKAANDEVDREYGENLKVKEQILAEGQKLLPVKDVKAARRALNELRGRWEEAGRVPRKDVSRMEAAFRRLEEGLRSAEDEHWRKTNPETKARTNSALSQLEDKVAELEEDLARAQSKGDARAIAKAQEALDARRMWLETLQKSAQGLR, from the coding sequence CGACCAGGCCACGGCCCCCCGGCCCTCGGCGGCCGACGCCGAGACCGAGGCCGTCGTGGCCTCCGTGAAGGCGTACGGCGAGTCCGCGGACGCCACGCCCGCCCCGGACGGCGACGAGGTCCCCGGCTCCGGGACCACCGGCACCGAGGGCGCGGACGCCGCCCCGGACGCCGCTGAGACCCCCGCGGCCGACGGCACCCCCGCGCCCGGGCCGGCGTCGGGCACCCCGGGACCGCGACCCGGCCGCCCGGGGGCGCCCAAGCCGTCCGGGGTGCCGAAGCCGGCCACGGCGCGCCCGGCCAAGGGCCCGGCCGCGCCGGCCGCCCCGCTGCCGGCGCCGACGTACTCCACCCCGCTGGAGGAGGCCGCGCGCTTCGCCACGGTGAGCGAGGACGGCCACGTCACGCTGGTCGACGGCGAGGAGCAGCACCCCGTGGGGCAGTTCCCCGACGGCACGGCCGAGGAGGCCATCGCCTACTTCGCGCGCAAGTACGACGAGGTCGTCTCGCAGCTGATGCTGCTGGAGCAGCGCGTGGCCACCGGCGCGCCGGCCGGGGAGATCCAGAAGACCCTGGGTCACCTGCGCCAGACCATCGCCGAGCGCGGCATGATCGGTGACATGCCGGCGCTGCGCGCCCGCGTGGAGGCCCTGCAGACCCGGCTGGACGACCTCAAGGTCGCCGAGCGGATCGCCCTGGAGAAGGCGCAGGCCGAGCAGCTCGCCACGCGCGAGGCGATCGTGGCCGAGGCCGAGGCCATGGCCGCCAAGGACCCGGCCCAGGTGCAGTGGAAGCACACCAGCGCCCGCATGGCCGAGCTGTTCGAGGAGTGGAAGACGGCCCAGAAGGCCGGCCCGCGCCTCGGCAAGTCCGTCGAGGACGCCCTGTGGAAGCGGTTCCGCACGGCCCGCACCACCCTGGACAAGCACCGCCGCGCGTTCTTCTCGCAGCTGGACTCGACCAACGCGCAGGCCAAGGCGGCCAAGGAGAAGCTCATCGCGCGCGCCGAGGCCCTGTCCACCTCCACGGACTGGGGCGCGACCGCCGGGGCCTACCGGGACCTGATGGACGAGTGGAAGGCGGCCCCGCGGGCCTCCCGCAAGGAGGACGACGCCCTGTGGGCCCGGTTCCGGGCCGCCCAGGACGTCTTCTTCAACGCCCGCAAGGCGGCCAACGACGAGGTCGACCGCGAGTACGGCGAGAACCTCAAGGTCAAGGAGCAGATCCTCGCCGAGGGCCAGAAGCTGCTGCCCGTCAAGGACGTCAAGGCCGCGCGCCGGGCGCTCAACGAGCTGCGGGGCCGCTGGGAGGAGGCCGGCCGCGTGCCGCGCAAGGACGTCTCCCGGATGGAGGCGGCCTTCCGCCGTCTCGAGGAGGGCCTGAGGTCCGCCGAGGACGAGCACTGGCGCAAGACCAACCCCGAGACGAAGGCCCGCACGAACTCCGCGCTGAGCCAGCTCGAGGACAAGGTCGCCGAGCTCGAGGAGGACCTGGCCCGAGCGCAGTCCAAGGGCGACGCCCGCGCGATCGCGAAGGCCCAGGAGGCCCTCGACGCCCGGCGGATGTGGCTCGAGACGCTGCAGAAGTCGGCGCAGGGACTGCGCTGA